A window from Zonotrichia albicollis isolate bZonAlb1 chromosome 8, bZonAlb1.hap1, whole genome shotgun sequence encodes these proteins:
- the LOC141729805 gene encoding uncharacterized protein LOC141729805: MNVKANIVSSSITSDDEGEQRARSRQRAGRGTRALNFGQGADLGQSGQAKSPQKRKHCGTRGTQSPQRALHALPAPEPSPHQIAAAPWSALLSQRRPGTPPGLHSSPPPAPSAQGSAPVGALRGSFPRDLGTREGRRRGRGFRERDPRRLRALRAARAPPHAPRGRSLTAPKPANHGSPFSARPVQSQPPCQTGSGPADLSRLSGGSTPQTGPAPATAALGAGGAVSSLPRQALLRTGRAAGSFQFRSWSGSGSGPGKRAGGGEQADAATAMAAAGAALEGTAGSHGAERGGNGRARIGGAGRRCLGL; encoded by the coding sequence ATGAATGTGAAAGCCAATATTGTTTCATCATCTATAACATCCGACGACGAGGGTGAGCAGCGGGCCCGCAGCAGGCAGAGGGCGGGCAGGGGGACGCGGGCACTTAACTTTGGCCAGGGTGCTGATCTCGGCCAGTCGGGGCAGGCCAAGTCCCCGCAGAAGCGGAAGCACTGCGGTACAAGAGGCACCCAGAGCCCGCAGCGGGCGCTGCACGCCCTCCCCGCTCCCGAGCCCTCTCCTCACCAAATCGCCGCCGCTCCCTGGTCCGCCCTGCTGTCGCAAAGACGACCCGGAACCCCTCCCGGGCTACACTCCTCTCCGCCCCCTGCCCCGAGTGCCCAAGGGAGCGCTCCGGTAGGGGCTCTGCGGGGGTCTTTTCCCCGGGACCTGGGCACGAGAGAGGGCCGGAGAAGGGGACGGGGGTTTCGCGAGCGGGACCCCCGGCGCCTGCGAGCCCTTCGGGCAGCCCGAGCTCCGCCCCACGCTCCCAGGGGCCGCAGCCTGACGGCTCCCAAGCCTGCCAATCACGGCTCGCCTTTCTCAGCCCGCCCTGTCCAATCACAGCCGCCCTGTCAAACAGGAAGCGGTCCCGCCGATCTCAGCCGGCTCAGTGGCGGCTCGACCCCTCAGACtggccccgctcccgccaccgCCGCTTTGGGAGCCGGCGGAGCAGTGTCCTCGCTGCCTCGGCAGGCGCTGTTGCGGACGGGAAGGGCGGCCGGGAGCTTCCAGTTCAGGTCCTGGTCGGGATCAGGTTCTGGTCCAGGGAAACGGGCAGGCGGCGGGGAGCAGGCTGACGCGGCCACTGCaatggcggcggcgggcgcagcACTTGAGGGGACCGCGGGGAGTCACGGAGCCGAGCGCGGCGGGAATGGGCGGGCTAGGATTGGTGGAGCCGGCAGGCGCTGCCTCGGGTTGTGA